In Chloroflexota bacterium, the following are encoded in one genomic region:
- a CDS encoding DEAD/DEAH box helicase, translating to MNQELALGSDARYWRSVAKLALELVARERFVPTLDARAGLRARWRPVLIDPRDASRFALLARAMPPACRAIGDATQSAETVLSRALGAAVDALVVDGLAAAELHNARDVPRPPTAADAWVWALSTGNSAVPEGGYDLGSYGERVTEWSAPVGGVGVASALRTCLQLEPPPDGSAATSDERSWTLRFLLQAADDPSLIVPAERVWEETGDVLGVFGRRLERPQERLLADLGRAARLFPPIELGLIGAAPSSCHLTTVEAYTFLREAVPMLEESGFGVLVPGWWTPRGARRLGVRLRLGARQAMAGAAGTDSHGKFTQESLVSFDWKLAIGDEELDARELKRLAKLKMPLVQVRGQWVEIDATKVEEAIKYWEKRRRGKGVSAAEALRVALAPPTESPGLPVVDVTAEGWLADLLERIGEGTPAAAPFETPDGFEGELREYQTRGAAWLSFLALHGLGGCLADDMGLGKTIQYIAFLLANRLPEDDRRPALLVCPTSVIGNWRRELRRFAPDVKVMTHHGPDRRLGKQLLEAIHGYDVVLSTYSLLDRDETSLKPIPWAGIVLDEAQNVKNPATRRAKAVRTFSGSYRFAMTGTPVENRLSELWAILDFLNPGYLGSREAFRRSFAVPIERWRDADRAGELRKLVRPFVLRRVKTDPNVIQDLPDKLESRVYCTLTREQASLYQAVVDEMLREIDAAEGIERRGRVLAALLRLKQVCNHPASFLGEGDRRPLGGRSGKLARLEEMLEEVIEEGEAALVFTQFAEFGVRLREYLQGRLGREVMFLHGGTPVRSRDAMVQRFQQEGGPPIFLLSLKAGGIGLNLTRATHVFHFDRWWNPAVEDQATDRAFRIGQLRNVQVHKYICAGTLEERIDALIESKQELAEQVVGAGETWLTELSSTELRELLTLRAEAVLDE from the coding sequence CTGAACCAGGAGCTTGCGCTCGGATCGGATGCCCGCTACTGGCGCTCCGTCGCGAAGCTGGCGCTCGAACTCGTGGCCCGCGAGCGCTTCGTGCCCACCCTTGACGCGCGGGCCGGCCTGCGCGCCCGCTGGCGTCCAGTCCTCATCGACCCACGGGACGCCAGCCGCTTCGCACTGCTGGCCCGCGCGATGCCGCCGGCCTGCCGCGCCATCGGCGACGCCACCCAGAGCGCCGAGACGGTGCTGAGTCGAGCGCTCGGCGCGGCCGTCGACGCGCTGGTGGTGGACGGGCTGGCCGCCGCCGAGTTGCACAATGCGCGCGACGTGCCCCGCCCGCCGACCGCCGCCGACGCCTGGGTCTGGGCGCTCTCGACGGGCAACAGCGCCGTGCCCGAAGGGGGCTATGACCTGGGCTCGTACGGCGAGCGCGTGACCGAGTGGTCCGCCCCCGTTGGCGGGGTCGGCGTGGCGAGTGCGCTGCGGACCTGCCTCCAGCTTGAGCCGCCGCCGGATGGCTCGGCGGCCACCAGCGACGAGCGCTCCTGGACGCTGCGCTTCCTGCTCCAGGCCGCCGACGATCCCAGCCTGATCGTCCCGGCCGAGCGCGTCTGGGAAGAGACCGGCGATGTGCTCGGCGTCTTCGGGCGGCGGCTGGAGCGGCCCCAGGAACGGCTGCTGGCCGATCTGGGGCGGGCGGCGCGCCTCTTTCCACCTATCGAGCTGGGGCTGATCGGCGCGGCTCCAAGCTCGTGCCATCTGACGACTGTCGAGGCGTACACCTTCCTGCGCGAAGCCGTCCCGATGCTCGAGGAGAGCGGTTTCGGCGTGCTGGTGCCCGGCTGGTGGACGCCGCGCGGCGCGCGGCGGCTGGGCGTGCGGCTGCGCCTCGGGGCGCGGCAGGCGATGGCCGGGGCGGCCGGCACGGACAGCCACGGCAAGTTCACGCAGGAGTCGCTGGTCAGTTTCGACTGGAAGCTGGCGATTGGCGACGAAGAGCTGGACGCCCGCGAGCTGAAGCGGCTGGCGAAGCTCAAGATGCCGCTGGTCCAGGTGCGTGGCCAGTGGGTCGAGATCGACGCGACGAAGGTCGAAGAGGCGATCAAGTACTGGGAGAAGCGGCGGCGCGGCAAGGGCGTCAGCGCCGCCGAGGCGCTGCGGGTCGCGCTGGCCCCGCCGACCGAGTCGCCGGGCCTGCCGGTGGTGGACGTCACCGCCGAGGGCTGGCTGGCCGACCTGCTGGAGCGGATCGGGGAGGGGACGCCCGCCGCCGCGCCGTTCGAGACGCCGGACGGCTTCGAGGGGGAGCTGCGCGAGTACCAGACGCGCGGGGCAGCGTGGCTCAGCTTTCTGGCTCTGCACGGGCTGGGCGGCTGCCTCGCGGACGACATGGGCCTCGGCAAGACGATCCAGTACATCGCCTTCTTGCTGGCGAACCGCCTCCCGGAGGATGACCGCCGGCCAGCCCTGCTGGTCTGCCCGACCTCGGTGATCGGCAACTGGCGGCGGGAGCTGCGGCGGTTCGCCCCCGACGTGAAGGTGATGACCCATCACGGGCCGGACCGACGGCTCGGCAAGCAGCTGCTGGAGGCGATCCACGGCTACGACGTGGTGCTTTCGACCTACTCGCTGCTGGACCGCGACGAGACGTCGCTGAAGCCGATCCCCTGGGCCGGCATCGTGCTGGACGAGGCGCAGAACGTCAAGAACCCGGCCACCCGCCGCGCGAAGGCCGTCCGGACGTTCTCCGGCAGCTACCGTTTCGCCATGACCGGCACGCCCGTCGAGAATCGGCTGTCCGAGCTGTGGGCGATCCTCGACTTCCTGAACCCCGGCTACCTCGGCTCGCGCGAGGCGTTCCGTCGGTCGTTCGCCGTGCCCATCGAGCGCTGGCGCGACGCCGACCGGGCCGGCGAGCTGCGGAAGCTGGTTCGGCCGTTCGTGCTGCGGCGCGTCAAGACCGATCCGAACGTGATCCAGGATCTGCCCGACAAGCTGGAGTCACGCGTCTACTGCACGCTGACCCGCGAGCAGGCCAGCCTCTACCAGGCCGTCGTGGACGAGATGCTGCGCGAGATCGACGCCGCCGAGGGGATCGAGCGGCGCGGGCGGGTGCTGGCGGCGCTGCTGCGGCTCAAGCAGGTCTGCAACCATCCCGCTAGCTTCCTGGGCGAGGGGGATCGCCGGCCGCTCGGCGGACGCTCGGGCAAACTGGCGCGCCTCGAAGAGATGCTCGAAGAGGTCATCGAGGAGGGCGAGGCCGCCCTGGTCTTCACCCAGTTCGCCGAGTTCGGCGTGCGCCTCCGCGAGTACCTTCAGGGTCGGCTCGGCCGCGAGGTCATGTTCCTGCACGGTGGCACACCGGTCCGCTCTCGCGATGCGATGGTGCAGCGCTTCCAGCAGGAAGGTGGCCCGCCGATCTTCCTGCTCTCGCTGAAGGCCGGCGGCATCGGGCTGAACCTGACGCGCGCCACGCACGTCTTCCACTTCGACCGCTGGTGGAACCCGGCCGTCGAGGATCAGGCGACCGACCGGGCGTTCCGGATCGGACAGCTGCGGAACGTTCAGGTGCACAAGTACATCTGCGCCGGTACCCTTGAAGAGAGGATCGACGCGCTGATCGAGAGCAAGCAAGAGCTGGCCGAGCAGGTGGTGGGCGCGGGCGAGACCTGGCTGACGGAGCTGTCCAGCACGGAATTGCGCGAATTGCTGACACTGCGGGCCGAGGCGGTTCTGGACGAATGA
- the murJ gene encoding murein biosynthesis integral membrane protein MurJ, with amino-acid sequence MGGGHLTEGWRNLVRSVAIAAAVIALGNIVSRLLGLAREQVMAALFGATAATDAFVAASAVPMIVYDLLVGGAISAALVPVFVDAAEDEERLWRLLSTVLTLVALVLLGVALVLGLAAPLVVDVLASGFSAETRAAAVPMVRLMLVAVILQGIAGVLTGVLYARRRVTLPAFAVAVYNGGVILGALLLHEVLDVYALVLGVVLGALGQVLLQLPGLGRLRYRPALELDRPEVRAILKLYGPVAAGMIVTIAGIVIDRNLASGLAEGSLSVMNYATRLIQFPLGLVATATSFAVLPLLSKHASALAAAVAVGRADDEAAGGYRETLRFGARIVLLLMLPATVGLIVLREPLVQLLFERGRFGEIETARTALVFLAYAPQLPLTALDQLLIVAFYARKDTRTPVLVGVATVLLYLVSALALIGPLDVAGLALANAIQNSAHGVILLLILERSGAGLLDGPFVLWTVRVLVASVGVGVVVWLAEAALLPGVHGTLMLGGLLLGLAGVAGVVYLVLLELLGVRDGRLVLQIVRERAGRGRGA; translated from the coding sequence GTGGGGGGCGGTCACCTCACCGAGGGCTGGAGGAACCTCGTGCGTAGCGTCGCCATCGCGGCGGCGGTGATCGCCCTGGGGAACATCGTCAGTCGGCTGCTGGGGCTGGCCCGCGAGCAGGTCATGGCGGCCCTGTTCGGGGCGACGGCCGCCACCGACGCCTTTGTCGCCGCCTCGGCCGTCCCGATGATCGTCTACGACCTGCTGGTCGGCGGGGCGATCAGCGCAGCGCTGGTGCCCGTCTTCGTGGACGCCGCCGAGGACGAGGAGCGTTTGTGGCGGCTTCTGAGCACCGTCCTGACCCTGGTGGCGCTGGTGCTGCTGGGCGTGGCGCTGGTGCTCGGGCTGGCCGCGCCGCTGGTGGTGGACGTGCTGGCGAGCGGCTTCTCGGCCGAGACGCGCGCGGCGGCCGTCCCGATGGTTCGCCTGATGCTGGTGGCGGTCATCCTCCAGGGGATCGCCGGCGTGCTGACGGGCGTGCTGTACGCGCGTCGCCGGGTGACGCTGCCGGCCTTCGCCGTGGCCGTCTACAACGGCGGCGTGATCCTCGGCGCGCTGCTCCTGCACGAGGTGTTGGACGTCTACGCGCTGGTGCTGGGCGTGGTGCTGGGGGCGCTCGGGCAGGTGCTGCTGCAACTGCCGGGATTGGGCCGACTGCGCTACCGCCCAGCGTTGGAACTGGACCGACCCGAGGTCCGCGCGATCCTCAAGCTGTACGGCCCGGTGGCGGCCGGGATGATCGTGACCATCGCCGGGATCGTCATCGACCGCAACCTCGCGTCCGGGCTGGCCGAGGGCAGCCTGTCGGTGATGAACTATGCGACGCGGCTGATCCAGTTCCCGCTCGGGCTGGTGGCGACGGCGACCTCGTTCGCGGTGCTGCCGCTGCTCTCGAAGCACGCGAGCGCGCTGGCGGCGGCCGTGGCCGTCGGGCGCGCGGACGACGAGGCGGCCGGCGGCTACCGCGAGACGCTCCGCTTCGGCGCGCGGATCGTGCTGCTGTTGATGCTGCCGGCGACGGTCGGGCTGATCGTGCTGCGCGAGCCGCTGGTGCAGCTGCTGTTCGAACGGGGTCGCTTCGGCGAGATCGAGACGGCGCGGACGGCGCTGGTCTTCCTGGCGTACGCGCCCCAGTTGCCGCTGACGGCGCTCGACCAGTTGCTGATCGTGGCGTTCTACGCGCGCAAAGACACGCGGACGCCGGTGCTGGTGGGCGTGGCGACGGTGCTGCTCTATCTGGTCTCCGCGCTGGCATTGATCGGGCCGCTGGACGTGGCCGGGCTGGCGCTGGCCAACGCGATCCAGAACAGCGCGCATGGCGTGATCCTGCTGCTGATCCTGGAGCGCTCGGGGGCGGGCCTGCTGGACGGCCCATTCGTGTTGTGGACGGTCCGGGTGCTGGTGGCGTCGGTCGGCGTGGGCGTCGTGGTCTGGCTGGCCGAGGCGGCGCTGCTGCCGGGCGTCCACGGGACGTTGATGCTGGGCGGGCTGCTGCTCGGGCTGGCGGGCGTGGCGGGGGTGGTCTACCTCGTCCTGCTCGAGCTGCTGGGCGTCCGCGACGGCCGGCTGGTGCTGCAGATCGTCCGGGAGCGGGCTGGCCGAGGCCGCGGGGCGTGA
- the pdxA gene encoding 4-hydroxythreonine-4-phosphate dehydrogenase PdxA, translating to MSVDERPVLGITMGDAAGVGPEIIAMALMKPELRANARMVVLGDASVMEDAARIVGSPLPVRALGDASEIGTATLDDGAIWVLDFKNRPFESLTRGKVDAVNGNAAFEYIDTAVTLALANTIDAIVTAPLNKEALHLGGHMYPGHTEALAALCDIGDDDVTMLLASPRLRISHVSTHCSMMEAVQTLTTDRVVRVARLTAEAVGPLVSRPPKIALAGINPHAGENGLFGPEDEREIRPAAARLQAEGIDAYGPIPGDTVFLRALKGEFDAVVAMYHDQGHIPAKLAGFDDCVNITLGLPIIRTSVDHGTAFDIAGTGKAQPVNMEVALDLAAGMGRARRAARAR from the coding sequence ATGAGCGTGGACGAACGGCCAGTACTCGGGATCACGATGGGCGATGCGGCCGGCGTAGGGCCGGAGATCATCGCGATGGCGCTGATGAAGCCAGAACTGCGGGCGAATGCGCGCATGGTGGTGCTCGGCGACGCCAGCGTCATGGAGGACGCGGCGCGGATCGTCGGGAGTCCGCTGCCGGTGCGGGCGCTCGGCGACGCCAGCGAGATCGGCACGGCCACGCTGGATGACGGCGCCATCTGGGTGCTCGACTTCAAGAACCGGCCGTTCGAGAGTCTGACGCGCGGCAAGGTCGATGCCGTCAACGGCAACGCCGCCTTCGAGTACATCGACACGGCCGTGACCCTGGCCCTGGCGAACACCATCGACGCCATCGTGACCGCGCCGCTCAACAAGGAAGCGCTGCACCTCGGCGGGCACATGTACCCGGGCCACACTGAGGCGCTGGCCGCCCTCTGCGACATCGGCGACGACGACGTGACGATGCTGCTGGCCTCGCCGCGCCTGCGGATCTCGCACGTCTCCACCCACTGCTCGATGATGGAGGCCGTCCAGACGCTGACCACGGATCGGGTGGTGCGGGTGGCGCGCCTGACTGCTGAGGCCGTCGGGCCGCTGGTCAGCCGGCCGCCGAAGATCGCGCTGGCGGGCATCAACCCGCACGCCGGTGAGAACGGCCTCTTCGGTCCTGAGGACGAGCGCGAGATCCGGCCGGCGGCTGCCCGGCTTCAGGCCGAGGGCATCGACGCCTACGGCCCGATCCCCGGCGACACGGTCTTCCTGCGGGCGCTCAAGGGGGAGTTCGACGCGGTGGTGGCGATGTACCACGACCAGGGGCACATCCCCGCCAAGCTGGCCGGCTTCGACGACTGCGTGAACATCACGCTCGGCCTGCCGATCATCCGCACGTCGGTCGATCACGGCACGGCGTTCGACATCGCCGGGACGGGCAAGGCGCAGCCTGTCAACATGGAAGTGGCGCTCGACCTGGCGGCCGGCATGGGGCGTGCGCGGCGGGCTGCTCGCGCCCGCTGA
- a CDS encoding TldD/PmbA family protein encodes MRDLTDRALDAAVAAGAAYADVRIERLERQVISVKNGRPDGLVEDESHGFGVRVLVDGAWGFASSSRVEGRELERIARQAVEIARASALVRSEHVDLGEPIRAVASYATPVKIDPFTVSVDDKLAQLLAADAEMRSVKGIAVAKGSFECQRITKTFASTEGSFVQQTLVETGAGIDALAVGDADAQHRSYPNSFGRQHSTAGYEYFLSMNLAAHAAQTAEQAAQLLTAKPCPDEVTTVILDSSQAALQVHESCGHPIELDRVYGAEASYAGTSFLTLDKRGAYRYGSDHVTIAADATIPGALGTFGFDDEGVPAQRTVIVDRGIFKNYLTSRETAARLGESSNGTMRADGWSRIPLIRMTNINLEPGDWSLEEMIADTERGVFLQTNRSWSIDDVRLNFQFGTEIGWEIRNGKLGAMLKNATYTGITPRFWGACDAVGREWTVWGTPNCGKGQPSQSMHVGHGAAPIRVRNVQIGVMR; translated from the coding sequence ATGCGTGACCTGACAGACCGCGCGTTGGATGCTGCCGTCGCCGCGGGAGCCGCCTATGCCGATGTTCGCATCGAGCGGCTGGAGCGGCAGGTCATCTCGGTCAAGAACGGCCGCCCGGATGGCCTCGTCGAGGACGAGAGCCACGGGTTCGGCGTGCGGGTGCTGGTCGATGGCGCCTGGGGCTTCGCCAGCTCGTCGCGGGTCGAGGGGCGCGAGCTGGAGCGCATCGCGCGGCAGGCCGTCGAGATCGCGCGGGCCAGCGCACTGGTGCGGAGCGAGCATGTCGATCTTGGCGAGCCGATCCGCGCCGTTGCCAGCTACGCCACACCGGTCAAGATCGATCCGTTCACCGTCTCCGTGGACGACAAGCTCGCGCAACTGTTGGCCGCCGACGCCGAGATGCGGTCCGTCAAAGGCATCGCCGTCGCCAAAGGCTCGTTCGAGTGCCAGCGGATCACGAAGACGTTCGCCTCCACCGAGGGCAGCTTCGTGCAGCAGACGCTGGTCGAGACCGGGGCCGGCATCGATGCGCTGGCCGTCGGCGACGCCGATGCCCAACACCGCAGCTACCCGAACAGCTTCGGACGCCAGCACTCGACGGCCGGCTACGAGTACTTCCTGTCCATGAACCTTGCCGCGCACGCCGCCCAGACCGCCGAGCAGGCCGCCCAGCTTCTGACCGCGAAACCCTGCCCCGACGAGGTGACGACGGTCATCCTCGATTCGAGCCAGGCCGCGTTGCAAGTCCACGAGTCGTGCGGGCACCCGATCGAGCTGGACCGCGTCTACGGCGCCGAGGCCAGCTACGCTGGGACCAGTTTTCTGACCCTCGACAAGCGCGGCGCGTACCGCTACGGCTCGGACCATGTCACGATAGCCGCGGACGCCACGATCCCCGGCGCACTGGGCACCTTCGGCTTTGACGACGAGGGCGTGCCGGCCCAGCGGACGGTCATCGTGGATCGAGGCATCTTCAAGAACTACCTGACCTCGCGCGAGACCGCCGCGCGGCTGGGCGAGTCCAGCAACGGGACGATGCGCGCCGATGGCTGGAGCCGCATCCCGCTGATCCGGATGACGAACATCAACCTGGAGCCGGGCGACTGGTCGTTGGAGGAGATGATCGCCGACACCGAGCGTGGCGTCTTCCTCCAGACCAACCGCAGCTGGAGTATCGACGACGTGCGCCTCAACTTCCAGTTTGGGACGGAGATCGGCTGGGAGATCCGCAACGGCAAGCTCGGGGCGATGCTGAAGAACGCGACCTACACCGGGATCACCCCGCGCTTCTGGGGCGCCTGCGACGCTGTCGGGCGGGAGTGGACGGTCTGGGGCACGCCGAACTGCGGCAAGGGGCAGCCGTCGCAGTCGATGCACGTCGGGCACGGCGCCGCGCCGATCCGGGTGCGGAACGTCCAGATCGGCGTGATGCGGTAG
- a CDS encoding TldD/PmbA family protein, giving the protein MAMSELLGQTAFERVADRVLAASSADQTEVVVLGTDSALTRFANSGIHQNVAERNAEVRVRALVGKRSGVATTNDLSDAGLVRVAERAIEAAQRQPEDPALPDLPSPLPVQPVASFNQATADCTPEQRARMVGVVCRLANEASLQASGACATETTELGIASSRGVRLYEQRSRASLLTVVLDDEGSGYAEQTALAVGSVDAEALGREAVDKAVRGRGAIRVEPGEYPVVLEEYAIGEMLMYLAYMGFGGLSLLEGTSFLRGKLGQRIVDPRISVVDDPRSSDGLPSSFDYEGVPSEHVDLIANGVGAGVVYDSRTATRAGRASTGHALPAPNTFGPFASHLMMAAGDTPRADLAKGIERGLWVTRFNYVNVVKSDQAVLTGLTKDGTFLIEHGEVTRPVRNLRFTQGVLDAWSGLDALGAERKLLEGWGGAVLAPAMRLSHFRFTGVSDV; this is encoded by the coding sequence ATGGCGATGAGTGAACTGCTCGGGCAGACTGCCTTCGAGCGCGTCGCGGACCGGGTGCTGGCGGCCTCCAGCGCCGATCAGACCGAGGTCGTAGTGCTCGGGACGGACTCGGCGCTGACCCGTTTCGCCAACTCCGGCATCCACCAGAACGTGGCCGAGCGCAACGCCGAGGTGCGGGTGCGGGCGCTCGTCGGCAAACGTTCGGGCGTGGCGACCACCAACGACCTCTCTGACGCCGGCCTCGTGCGGGTGGCCGAGCGGGCCATCGAGGCGGCACAGCGCCAGCCGGAAGACCCGGCGCTGCCCGATCTGCCGTCGCCGTTGCCGGTCCAGCCGGTCGCGAGCTTCAACCAGGCCACGGCGGACTGCACCCCCGAGCAGCGGGCGCGGATGGTTGGCGTGGTCTGCCGGCTCGCCAACGAGGCCAGCCTGCAGGCGTCCGGGGCCTGCGCCACCGAGACGACCGAGCTCGGGATCGCCAGCTCGCGGGGGGTGCGCCTGTACGAGCAGCGCTCGCGGGCCAGCCTGTTGACGGTGGTGCTGGACGACGAGGGCAGCGGGTACGCCGAGCAGACGGCGCTCGCTGTGGGCAGCGTCGATGCCGAAGCGCTGGGCCGTGAGGCGGTGGACAAGGCCGTCCGCGGCCGAGGGGCGATCCGCGTCGAGCCGGGTGAGTACCCCGTGGTGTTGGAGGAGTACGCCATCGGCGAGATGCTGATGTACCTCGCGTACATGGGGTTCGGCGGGCTGTCGCTGCTGGAGGGGACCAGCTTCCTGCGCGGCAAGCTCGGGCAGCGGATCGTCGATCCGCGCATCTCGGTGGTGGACGATCCGCGTTCGTCGGACGGGCTGCCGTCGAGCTTCGACTACGAGGGCGTGCCATCCGAGCATGTCGACCTGATCGCGAACGGTGTTGGCGCCGGAGTCGTCTACGACAGCCGGACGGCGACGCGTGCCGGCCGCGCCTCGACGGGACATGCCCTGCCGGCCCCGAACACGTTCGGCCCGTTCGCCTCGCACCTGATGATGGCGGCCGGCGACACTCCCAGGGCCGATCTCGCGAAGGGCATCGAGCGCGGCCTCTGGGTGACGCGCTTCAACTACGTGAACGTCGTCAAGTCCGACCAGGCGGTGCTGACCGGCCTGACCAAGGACGGCACCTTCCTGATCGAGCATGGTGAGGTCACCCGTCCTGTCAGGAACCTCCGCTTCACCCAGGGCGTGCTCGACGCCTGGAGCGGCCTGGATGCGCTGGGGGCTGAGCGCAAACTGCTCGAAGGGTGGGGCGGGGCCGTCCTGGCACCGGCCATGCGGCTGTCGCACTTCCGGTTCACGGGGGTGAGTGATGTCTGA
- the rnc gene encoding ribonuclease III, with amino-acid sequence MSEQDHILPPEPDLEELQRRLGVRLKNPALLRHALVHKSLTNDLGESGLLSNERLEFLGDSVLGMLVSEQLFRAYPDRDEGQLTLLRSALVRASSLAGWARELDLGAFVLVGRGESRAGGRNRDALLSSAFEAVLGAVFIDRGFRAARQLVQRFVQPELVTVGERQVVDAKSRLQQVSQARFSVTPTYEVLDVSGAGHSPIFTVRVIAGGGVSAEAVGRSKQSAQQIAAAEALATIEAMPVEPPAEDGAEAAELALTPGSGEALTPQPIDLPAP; translated from the coding sequence ATGTCTGAGCAGGATCACATCCTCCCGCCAGAGCCAGACCTGGAGGAGCTACAGCGCCGGCTTGGCGTCCGGCTCAAGAACCCGGCCCTGCTGCGGCACGCCCTGGTGCACAAGTCGCTGACCAATGACCTGGGTGAGAGCGGCCTGCTCTCGAACGAGCGGCTGGAGTTCCTGGGGGATTCGGTCCTGGGGATGCTCGTCTCGGAGCAGTTGTTCCGGGCCTATCCGGACCGCGACGAGGGCCAGTTGACGCTGCTGCGCTCGGCGCTGGTGCGGGCGTCGTCGCTGGCGGGCTGGGCGCGCGAGCTTGACCTGGGGGCGTTCGTGCTGGTCGGGCGCGGAGAGAGCCGGGCGGGTGGCCGCAACCGCGACGCCCTCCTGAGCAGCGCGTTCGAGGCGGTGCTGGGGGCCGTCTTCATCGACCGGGGCTTCCGCGCGGCCAGACAACTGGTGCAGCGCTTCGTACAGCCTGAGCTGGTGACGGTGGGCGAGCGGCAGGTGGTGGACGCCAAGTCGCGCCTCCAGCAGGTCAGCCAGGCTCGCTTCAGCGTCACGCCGACCTACGAGGTGCTGGATGTGTCGGGCGCGGGCCACAGCCCGATCTTCACGGTCCGGGTGATTGCCGGTGGCGGCGTCTCGGCGGAAGCGGTCGGGCGCAGCAAGCAGTCGGCGCAGCAAATCGCTGCCGCCGAGGCCCTGGCGACCATCGAAGCGATGCCCGTCGAGCCGCCGGCCGAGGACGGGGCCGAGGCGGCCGAGCTGGCCCTCACGCCGGGATCGGGGGAGGCCCTCACCCCCCAGCCCATCGACCTCCCTGCTCCCTGA